A region of Pleionea litopenaei DNA encodes the following proteins:
- the aat gene encoding leucyl/phenylalanyl-tRNA--protein transferase encodes MTIELALIEQPDDFPNPNEALDDPNGLLGFGALLTQPLLKRAYYEGIFPWYNAGEPVFWWSPDPRAAFDPYNTLPSRNLRKRLRRRDFKVCINRSFSQVISACASQQPNRPDTWITDEMQHAYVRLHQSGLAHSFEVYNEDQLVGGLYGVSIGQMFFGESMFHRMTDASKIALFYLIKFAAFHQFAMIDCQMPNAHLLSLGAKEVSRNEFLRYLYQYRDSEMPSQLWNMRDITEDFEF; translated from the coding sequence ATGACCATTGAATTAGCATTGATTGAACAGCCAGATGACTTTCCTAATCCAAATGAGGCTCTTGATGACCCCAATGGATTGTTAGGATTTGGTGCCCTGCTGACCCAACCGTTGCTCAAGCGAGCCTATTATGAAGGCATATTTCCCTGGTATAACGCTGGCGAACCTGTCTTTTGGTGGAGCCCAGACCCTCGAGCCGCTTTTGATCCCTATAACACCCTCCCTAGTCGTAATTTGCGAAAACGTCTGCGTCGAAGAGACTTTAAAGTTTGCATAAATCGCTCATTTAGTCAGGTAATTTCCGCTTGCGCGTCACAACAACCCAACCGTCCTGACACTTGGATCACTGACGAAATGCAACACGCATATGTAAGACTGCACCAATCTGGTCTTGCGCACTCATTTGAAGTATACAATGAAGACCAGCTTGTTGGAGGCTTGTACGGAGTCTCAATTGGCCAAATGTTTTTCGGCGAATCTATGTTTCACCGAATGACCGATGCATCAAAAATAGCCTTGTTTTATTTGATTAAATTTGCAGCGTTTCACCAGTTTGCAATGATTGATTGTCAAATGCCGAATGCTCATCTTTTAAGCTTAGGGGCTAAAGAAGTTTCAAGAAACGAATTTCTGCGCTATCTTTATCAATATCGAGATTCAGAAATGCCTTCGCAACTTTGGAATATGCGAGACATTACTGAAGATTTTGAATTTTAA